A part of Candidatus Babeliaceae bacterium genomic DNA contains:
- a CDS encoding HIT domain-containing protein, giving the protein MNDCVFCAIIERQIPSEIVSENNDIIVIKDRAPKAPIHYLIIPKKHIKDIQSFAPQECCYGSKMMRMAQTLSSEIAGASEFKFLINNGHNAGQRVFHLHAHFLAGTLFTD; this is encoded by the coding sequence ATGAACGACTGTGTTTTTTGTGCAATTATAGAACGACAAATACCATCAGAGATTGTTTCCGAAAATAACGATATTATTGTTATAAAAGATAGAGCGCCGAAGGCGCCGATTCATTATCTTATAATTCCTAAAAAACATATTAAAGATATTCAATCTTTTGCGCCTCAAGAATGTTGTTATGGGTCGAAAATGATGCGCATGGCCCAAACACTGTCATCAGAAATCGCAGGTGCATCGGAATTTAAGTTTTTGATTAATAATGGCCATAATGCAGGCCAACGTGTATTTCATTTACACGCGCATTTTTTAGCAGGCACATTATTTACAGATTAA
- a CDS encoding type II secretion system F family protein, whose translation MPYYKWSGISLTGTTIKGRLFARTIEHLTAHLLQREIALIKASITVRHRFFGDTKTHIATFYRHLASLLMSGIRLHDALLITVSTCNHSYLKSVIEDCACAIQEGIPLSKAFAYHDGLFSDFACTMVQAGEESGNLKGALGSLALYAEYEQKFLKSIYNSLLMPSITFIFFCLIFFIIFIGVIPRFESLFMSFDKKLPWLTTTVFSISHGLRSWYGLLCLVIFTGVAYGIYIVSRLSHYKDTLDRIVLITPILGVCVRTVSVAFFLQTLAVLVKGGVRLVDAVVIASKPISNRVLRSELEAVARDITSGVAMSDALMHQQYINSCELEALCKIGESTGTLAVMIEQAAQLYRERVHKSLTFFTTILQPSLLIILGLLVGLLLVAVYVPLLTLSHSLG comes from the coding sequence ATGCCTTATTATAAGTGGTCAGGTATTTCATTGACGGGCACCACAATAAAGGGTCGGTTATTTGCCAGGACGATCGAGCATTTGACAGCGCATCTCTTGCAGCGCGAAATAGCGCTTATTAAGGCATCGATTACTGTGCGACATAGATTTTTTGGTGATACAAAAACACATATCGCCACGTTTTATCGCCATTTGGCGTCATTGCTGATGTCAGGGATTAGGTTGCACGATGCGTTGTTGATAACGGTATCTACGTGCAATCACAGCTATTTAAAATCTGTTATAGAAGATTGCGCTTGTGCTATTCAAGAAGGCATTCCGCTGAGCAAAGCTTTTGCTTATCACGATGGACTGTTTAGCGATTTTGCGTGCACCATGGTACAGGCAGGAGAAGAGTCGGGGAATCTCAAAGGGGCATTAGGAAGTTTGGCGTTATATGCTGAATATGAACAAAAGTTTTTGAAGTCTATTTATAATTCGCTCTTAATGCCAAGTATCACCTTTATATTTTTCTGTCTCATATTTTTTATCATTTTTATAGGAGTTATACCGCGATTTGAGTCGCTTTTTATGTCATTTGATAAAAAGTTGCCATGGCTGACTACGACTGTTTTTTCTATAAGCCATGGGTTAAGAAGTTGGTATGGATTATTATGTTTAGTAATTTTTACTGGTGTGGCATATGGGATATATATAGTATCTCGGCTATCGCATTATAAAGATACGCTCGATCGCATTGTTCTTATAACGCCAATTTTGGGTGTTTGCGTACGGACTGTTTCGGTGGCATTTTTTTTGCAAACGTTAGCAGTGCTTGTGAAGGGCGGTGTGCGTTTAGTCGATGCTGTTGTTATAGCAAGTAAGCCAATTTCTAATAGGGTATTGCGATCTGAGTTGGAGGCTGTTGCTCGCGATATTACATCGGGTGTTGCTATGAGTGATGCATTAATGCATCAACAATATATTAATTCTTGTGAGTTAGAAGCATTGTGCAAAATTGGAGAATCAACGGGTACATTGGCGGTGATGATAGAACAAGCAGCTCAGTTGTATCGTGAGCGGGTTCATAAATCTTTAACTTTTTTTACTACCATATTGCAGCCGTCATTATTAATTATATTGGGTCTTCTTGTAGGATTGCTTCTTGTTGCCGTATATGTTCCGTTATTAACATTATCTCATTCTTTGGGCTAA
- a CDS encoding DUF167 domain-containing protein, protein MTLIIDIKVVPQAGFQKWILDKSGLIKCYVKSPPENNKANNELIAMVADALRLPKASVSIISGATARRKKIRVTSDITLDDFKKACGLEVQNALL, encoded by the coding sequence ATGACACTTATTATTGATATTAAAGTTGTCCCTCAGGCGGGTTTTCAAAAATGGATTTTAGATAAATCTGGTTTGATAAAGTGTTATGTTAAAAGCCCTCCAGAAAATAATAAAGCCAATAATGAACTTATTGCAATGGTGGCAGATGCTTTACGGTTGCCGAAAGCATCTGTTTCTATTATTTCTGGAGCAACTGCTCGACGTAAAAAAATACGGGTAACATCAGACATAACTTTAGATGATTTTAAAAAGGCATGCGGCTTGGAGGTGCAAAATGCCTTATTATAA